A stretch of the Salminus brasiliensis chromosome 23, fSalBra1.hap2, whole genome shotgun sequence genome encodes the following:
- the cers4b gene encoding ceramide synthase 2, which yields MWPGFDLGFPSAALYGNLSGEQVWKREKDILGLENLLNTAGQPVNHTASRAAQSHTYKYTERKTVLGSLTAAEASSNGRYNETCSMELFDQWLWRQEYWLPPGITWREMAQMEDSPLPRDLLISLPLALGFIALRCTFERVVAVPLSRLLGVKDRMRLSASPAPSLEAFYTKHSRHPAQSEVSSLVKQSGLTQKQVEVWFRHRRNLDRPSNTKKFCEASWRFVFYLLAFTAGLASLISTPWFWNQKECWRGYPLQAISKVHYWYYMIELGFYWSLLLCVSVDVKRKDFKEQIVHHIATIFLLGFSYCANYIRIGTLVMLVHDSSDFLLESAKMFNYAGWKKTCDSLFVVFAAVFLITRLVVFPSKIIYTTLILSMEVFEPFMGYYFFNALLLVLQALHIFWAWLILRMIYKFLFLGKLDKDERSDDESEAEEEPEDEGEEEEDQTSWKKRKVVLDSKLAMMTSSCVLNNLANQRASVCSRMPKSR from the exons ATGTGGCCGGGATTCGACCTTGGTTTTCCCTCAGCTGCACTGTATGGAAATCTGTCGGGAGAGCAGGTGTGGAAACGGGAAAAAGACATCCTCGGCTTAGAGAACCTATTGAACACAGCCGGACAGCCCGTAAATCACACTGCCAGTCGAGCCGcacaatcacacacatacaaatacacagagagaaagaccgTCCTGGGCAGCTTGACCGCGGCGGAAGCATCGAGCAACGGCCGTTACAACGAGACCTGCAG TATGGAGCTCTTTGACCAGTGGCTGTGGAGACAGGAATACTGGCTTCCTCCAGGCATCACCTGGAGGGAAATGGCACAGATGGAGGACTCTCCGCTCCCTAGAGACTTGCTCATCTCCCTGCCTCTGGCTTTGGGCTTTATTGCCTTGCGCTGCACCTTTGAGAG GGTTGTGGCTGTTCCTCTGAGCAGACTCCTAGGAGTAAAAGACAGAATGCGCTTGTCAGCCTCACCTGCTCCAAGCCTTGAGGCCTTTTACACCAAACACAGCAGACATCCTGCACAG AGTGAGGTCAGCAGTCTGGTGAAACAGAGTGGGCTAACCCAAAAGCAAGTAGAGGTCTGGTTCCGTCATCGTAGAAACCTGGACAGGCCTAGTAACACTAAGAAGTTCTGCGAGGCAAG CTGGAGGTTTGTCTTCTACTTATTAGCATTCACTGCTGGACTTGCATCTCTTATCAGT ACACCTTGGTTTTGGAACCAGAAGGAGTGCTGGAGAGGATATCCCCTACAG GCAATCTCAAAAGTGCACTACTGGTATTACATGATAGAGCTGGGCTTCTACTGGTCCCTGCTGCTTTGCGTCTCTGTGGATGTCAAGAGAAAA GATTTCAAAGAGCAGATAGTTCACCACATTGCTACTATATTCCTGCTTGGTTTCTCATACTGTGCTAACTACATCCGCATTGGAACTCTGGTGATGCTCGTTCATGACTCCTCAGACTTCCTGCTAGAG TCTGCGAAGATGTTTAACTATGCAGGCTGGAAAAAGACTTGTGACTCACTGTTTGTGGTTTTTGCTGCGGTTTTCCTGATCACACGCCTGGTTGTGTTTCCCAGCAA GATCATCTACACCACCTTGATCTTGTCAATGGAGGTTTTTGAGCCTTTCATGGGATACTACTTTTTCAACGCCCTGTTGTTAGTGCTGCAAGCCTTGCACATCTTCTGGGCCTGGCTCATACTGCGCATGATCTACAAGTTCCTCTTCCTGGGCAAG CTGGACAAGGATGAACGCagtgatgatgaaagtgaagcagaagAGGAGCCAGAGGAtgaaggagaggaggaagaggaccaGACGTCCTGGAAGAAGAGAAAAGTTGTCCTGGATTCCAAACTGGCAATGATGACCTCGAGCTGTGTTTTAAACAACTTGGCCAATCAGAGAGCTAGTGTGTGCAGCAGAATGCCCAAATCTAGATAG